The following coding sequences are from one Leptospira mayottensis 200901116 window:
- a CDS encoding DUF7660 family protein: MERKNVKSKKEFKFFLMELIEDYRQNKEMWECCDIETFLENILAYSEDIIGFYRNSNPDLNPEIASWQLFADILCGARIYE; this comes from the coding sequence ATGGAACGAAAAAATGTGAAATCCAAGAAAGAATTCAAATTCTTTCTGATGGAATTGATTGAAGATTACCGACAAAACAAAGAAATGTGGGAGTGCTGCGATATTGAAACGTTTTTAGAAAATATACTTGCGTATTCCGAGGATATTATCGGGTTTTATAGAAACTCAAATCCGGATCTAAATCCTGAGATAGCGAGTTGGCAATTGTTCGCTGATATTTTATGTGGGGCAAGAATCTATGAATAA
- the lpdA gene encoding dihydrolipoyl dehydrogenase, producing the protein MPESYDLTVIGAGPGGYVAAIRGAQLGMNVCIVEKERPGGICLNWGCIPTKSLLESAHLLDKIRSAKDFGIDLSGAKPDFPAIIRRSRNVADSMASGVEFLLNKNKVTRKKGSAVFKDSNTIWLPDTSKEEITSKHFILATGARAKELPGLPFDETTVLSSKTAMIQEKIPESLLIVGAGAIGVEFADFYSTMGTKVTLVEMMDQILPVEDKEISAFLEKSFVKRGIRVLTGVGVSNAAVENGKVKVLLKGKNFPESGEILETEKILVSIGLVPNTDAMNLEEIGVFLQKGFVKTDFQYKTSVPHIYAIGDCNGPPLLAHVASMEGIKAAEAISILSGNPHLLNYLPINYDAIPGCTYCHPEIASIGFTEKKAIDMGYTISVGKFPFIASGRAKAMGDTGGFTKVVVDKSSGEILGAHLIGPGVTELLPAVALGITQELTAKEIASTIFAHPTLSETVMESFGAALGEAINL; encoded by the coding sequence ATGCCAGAATCCTACGATCTCACTGTTATCGGAGCGGGCCCAGGAGGCTACGTCGCCGCAATCCGGGGCGCTCAACTAGGAATGAACGTATGTATCGTCGAAAAAGAAAGGCCGGGTGGAATTTGTTTAAACTGGGGTTGTATCCCGACAAAGTCTCTCTTGGAATCGGCTCATCTTTTAGATAAGATACGTTCCGCAAAAGATTTCGGAATCGATCTCTCCGGCGCGAAACCCGATTTTCCCGCAATCATTCGACGTTCCAGAAACGTCGCAGACAGTATGGCTTCGGGCGTGGAATTTCTGTTAAACAAAAATAAGGTCACCCGTAAAAAAGGAAGCGCAGTATTCAAAGATTCGAATACAATTTGGCTTCCAGATACTTCCAAAGAAGAAATCACTTCCAAACATTTTATCCTCGCCACCGGAGCAAGAGCCAAAGAACTTCCCGGTTTACCTTTTGACGAAACCACGGTCCTTTCCTCAAAAACTGCGATGATTCAGGAAAAAATTCCGGAATCTCTTTTGATCGTAGGTGCAGGCGCGATTGGGGTCGAGTTCGCAGACTTTTACTCTACGATGGGAACAAAGGTCACGTTAGTCGAAATGATGGATCAAATTCTTCCCGTAGAAGATAAAGAGATCTCTGCATTTTTAGAAAAGTCTTTCGTTAAAAGAGGAATCCGAGTCCTCACCGGAGTTGGAGTTTCCAACGCCGCGGTTGAAAACGGAAAAGTAAAAGTTCTTCTGAAAGGAAAAAACTTTCCAGAAAGCGGCGAAATATTGGAGACCGAGAAAATTCTGGTTTCCATAGGTCTCGTTCCGAACACGGACGCGATGAATCTGGAAGAGATCGGCGTCTTTTTACAAAAAGGTTTCGTAAAAACGGACTTTCAATACAAAACGAGTGTTCCTCATATCTATGCGATCGGAGATTGTAACGGCCCTCCACTTCTCGCACACGTCGCGTCTATGGAAGGTATTAAGGCCGCCGAAGCGATCTCGATTCTCTCAGGAAATCCGCACCTTCTCAACTATCTTCCGATCAATTACGATGCAATTCCGGGTTGTACGTACTGCCATCCCGAAATCGCTTCCATCGGATTCACCGAAAAAAAAGCGATCGACATGGGCTACACGATCAGTGTCGGAAAATTTCCTTTTATCGCCAGTGGTAGGGCCAAAGCGATGGGAGACACGGGAGGTTTTACGAAAGTGGTCGTGGATAAATCTTCCGGAGAAATTTTAGGAGCACATCTCATTGGTCCCGGGGTTACGGAACTTTTACCCGCAGTCGCTCTTGGTATCACTCAGGAACTGACCGCGAAAGAAATCGCATCCACAATCTTTGCACATCCCACACTTTCAGAAACCGTGATGGAATCCTTCGGCGCGGCTTTGGGAGAGGCAATCAATCTCTAG
- the perRB gene encoding peroxide-responsive transcriptional repressor PerRB — MDVLWEEGSQNGILRRMEALFAKKECLTPTEIEQRLKSVSIQPTMQRISICRYVLCEADHPTAEEVKEWVDSRSFKMSLATVYNTLNILVSAGLLREFKFSCLGKSVYDSNIVDHYHFFDVKNGKFHDIDPSLLSLNSQLPAEFQVSKTDILLTGNLIH; from the coding sequence ATGGATGTCTTATGGGAAGAGGGTTCCCAAAACGGGATTTTAAGAAGAATGGAAGCGTTATTCGCTAAAAAAGAATGTCTTACCCCGACGGAGATCGAACAGAGATTGAAATCCGTTTCCATCCAACCTACCATGCAGAGAATTTCGATTTGTCGGTATGTTCTTTGCGAAGCCGATCATCCCACCGCCGAAGAAGTCAAAGAATGGGTTGATAGTCGTTCTTTTAAGATGAGTCTTGCAACGGTTTATAATACGCTCAATATTCTCGTTTCAGCCGGTCTTTTGAGAGAATTCAAATTTTCCTGTTTGGGAAAATCGGTCTATGATAGTAATATCGTGGATCATTATCATTTCTTCGATGTAAAAAACGGGAAATTTCACGATATAGATCCTTCTTTACTTTCACTCAATTCCCAACTTCCCGCGGAGTTTCAGGTCAGCAAAACGGATATCTTGCTGACTGGGAATTTGATTCACTAG
- a CDS encoding LIC13305 family lipoprotein, with amino-acid sequence MKVKFVLCFLILIALVSACEKKDDSSEEDLLLVLTTLQPPDQVSSYDRDVQIITRTTQGFPITCDVDYTEEDLNYYVEMLKTEIARYPRGYWIKAGVESVTLCRNLKVLGGFSLGATNFTGSMFLNVQDRIASYDRARIFDDSTGTWINYLDSDLGSDWDPRGTIHHELTHAVDHHVPGFITFFDPEWDKLNYPGFQYGNSFDPKNLPAPKINPVSGLVSYYATASRIEDRAEIGRAIMARRSTYNRLVRICQTDPIVAAKVRKTVSEWNQFWPFPGAENTEWKTRMIQAEQDCR; translated from the coding sequence ATGAAGGTAAAGTTCGTTCTGTGTTTTTTGATTCTAATTGCATTGGTCTCCGCCTGTGAGAAAAAGGACGACTCCTCGGAGGAAGACCTTCTACTTGTATTAACGACGCTGCAACCTCCGGATCAAGTGTCGAGCTACGATCGAGACGTACAAATCATTACCCGTACCACGCAAGGATTTCCGATTACTTGTGATGTGGATTATACCGAGGAGGATCTCAATTATTACGTGGAAATGTTAAAAACGGAAATAGCCAGATATCCAAGGGGTTATTGGATCAAAGCAGGCGTGGAAAGCGTTACGCTTTGTAGAAATTTAAAGGTTTTGGGCGGGTTCTCCCTTGGAGCGACTAACTTTACCGGTTCCATGTTTTTGAATGTACAAGATCGAATTGCATCCTATGACCGCGCTAGGATATTCGATGATAGCACTGGCACCTGGATAAATTACCTTGATTCTGATCTTGGTTCTGATTGGGATCCTCGGGGTACAATCCATCACGAACTAACACACGCAGTGGATCATCACGTCCCAGGTTTTATCACGTTTTTCGATCCGGAATGGGACAAGTTGAATTATCCCGGATTTCAATACGGAAATAGCTTTGATCCCAAAAATCTTCCTGCTCCTAAGATCAACCCTGTTTCCGGTTTGGTATCCTATTACGCGACAGCGAGTCGTATAGAAGACCGAGCTGAAATTGGAAGGGCAATTATGGCACGTCGGAGTACGTACAACCGATTGGTTCGAATCTGCCAAACCGATCCAATCGTTGCAGCAAAAGTACGTAAAACGGTTTCCGAATGGAACCAGTTCTGGCCCTTTCCAGGTGCGGAAAATACGGAGTGGAAAACAAGAATGATCCAAGCAGAACAGGATTGCCGATGA
- a CDS encoding sodium:proton antiporter → MKQKLTSVLLAILLTLPTATLLADEPIGNTQNTVQTQDSSHTQEDSSGNHEEGEDLPYWSVIPFVLILLCIALLPIVSQTTSHWWESNTNKLILALVLAAVSFIILVLHGWFGKIVHTLVFEYVPFIILLGVLFYISGGIRLKGDIEATPLNNTIFLIIGTFLASFIGTTGASMLLIRPILKTNSERKHVVHTVVFFIFLVSNIGGSLTPLGDPPLFLGYLIGVPFTWTFKLLPELLVASILLLILYFIWDTIVYKKESVKDLKKDHVHKEKISLEGQVNFIWLLGVVLSVAYLNQNYIPAINENPYIAFIREGVLIGLIFASKFTTKGHVREHNKFTLHPIQEVAYLFIGIFITMIPALILLEHHGKELGVTETWQFFWVTGIFSGVLDNAPTYLTFLSLAKGTLGMTNVAQILADPHAESILKAISVGAVFMGALTYIGNAPNFMVKSVAEENKVKMPSFGGYILYSFGILVPTFLLLTFIFFR, encoded by the coding sequence ATGAAACAAAAACTTACATCCGTCCTTCTGGCGATCCTTCTCACCCTACCCACAGCGACGCTTTTAGCGGACGAACCGATTGGGAACACACAAAATACCGTTCAGACCCAGGACTCTTCTCATACGCAAGAAGATTCCTCCGGTAATCATGAAGAGGGGGAAGACCTTCCGTATTGGAGCGTAATTCCTTTCGTTCTTATACTTTTGTGTATCGCACTCTTACCAATCGTTTCGCAGACTACCTCTCATTGGTGGGAAAGCAACACGAACAAACTGATCCTCGCGCTTGTTTTGGCGGCGGTTTCGTTTATCATCTTGGTTCTGCACGGATGGTTCGGTAAAATCGTTCATACTCTTGTGTTCGAATATGTTCCATTTATCATTCTTCTTGGAGTACTCTTTTACATTTCAGGCGGAATCCGTTTAAAAGGAGATATCGAAGCAACACCTTTGAACAACACGATCTTTTTGATCATCGGAACCTTTCTTGCATCCTTTATCGGAACCACAGGAGCTTCCATGCTTCTAATTCGCCCGATTTTGAAAACGAACTCGGAAAGAAAGCACGTGGTTCATACCGTTGTCTTCTTTATCTTTTTGGTTTCGAACATCGGAGGTTCCTTAACTCCTCTGGGAGATCCCCCTTTGTTTTTAGGTTATCTGATCGGAGTTCCGTTCACTTGGACATTTAAGCTTTTACCGGAATTACTCGTTGCGAGTATTCTTCTTTTGATCCTTTATTTTATCTGGGATACGATCGTTTACAAAAAAGAAAGCGTTAAAGATCTCAAGAAAGACCACGTTCATAAAGAAAAGATCAGCCTGGAAGGTCAGGTAAATTTCATCTGGTTACTTGGAGTTGTTTTGTCGGTTGCATATTTGAATCAAAATTACATTCCTGCGATCAATGAAAATCCGTACATCGCATTTATCAGAGAAGGAGTTTTGATCGGTCTGATTTTCGCTTCCAAATTTACGACCAAAGGCCACGTTAGAGAACATAATAAATTCACTCTTCATCCGATCCAAGAAGTCGCCTATCTATTCATCGGAATTTTTATCACGATGATTCCGGCACTCATCCTTTTGGAACACCACGGAAAAGAACTAGGAGTTACCGAAACTTGGCAGTTCTTCTGGGTGACCGGGATTTTCTCGGGAGTTTTGGATAACGCACCGACTTATCTTACCTTCTTATCTTTGGCGAAAGGAACTCTAGGTATGACCAACGTGGCTCAGATTCTCGCAGATCCACACGCGGAAAGCATTTTAAAAGCGATTTCGGTCGGAGCCGTGTTTATGGGAGCGCTCACTTATATCGGAAACGCTCCTAACTTTATGGTAAAGTCCGTCGCGGAGGAGAACAAAGTAAAGATGCCGAGCTTCGGTGGATACATACTTTATTCTTTTGGAATATTGGTTCCCACTTTTCTGCTTCTCACGTTCATCTTTTTCCGCTAA
- a CDS encoding helix-turn-helix domain-containing protein: MNPAMEGLETDKESPSSEHITEVVKENLKLIRHTKGFSLDKLASRCGVSRAMLSQIEQGKSVPTISVLWKIANGLNVPFSELLKEKGSEGVIVMKAENTKVLFSSSKVFSSRALFPYNGNRKTEFYELILKPGGIEVAEPHSSGTTENIVVVSGKLRLRVGEKVVELEPKDSVFFRADIPHEYSNPTDQETLMYLVMDYRDEIS; encoded by the coding sequence ATGAACCCAGCTATGGAAGGATTGGAAACAGATAAAGAGTCTCCCTCTAGCGAGCATATCACCGAAGTTGTTAAAGAAAATCTCAAACTGATTCGCCACACAAAAGGGTTCTCCTTGGATAAACTGGCTTCCCGTTGTGGTGTGAGTCGGGCTATGCTTTCACAGATTGAGCAGGGCAAAAGTGTTCCGACAATTTCCGTTCTTTGGAAAATTGCAAACGGTCTTAATGTTCCTTTTAGTGAGCTTCTCAAGGAAAAAGGCTCCGAAGGTGTGATCGTGATGAAGGCGGAGAACACCAAGGTTTTGTTTTCCAGTTCGAAAGTTTTCTCCAGCCGTGCTCTTTTCCCCTATAACGGAAATCGAAAAACCGAATTTTACGAACTCATTTTAAAACCGGGTGGAATCGAAGTTGCAGAACCCCACTCGTCCGGGACTACCGAAAATATCGTTGTTGTTTCCGGTAAACTTCGTCTTCGAGTCGGCGAAAAAGTTGTGGAACTGGAACCGAAAGATTCCGTTTTTTTCAGAGCCGATATTCCTCACGAATATTCCAACCCAACGGATCAGGAAACTCTAATGTACCTGGTTATGGATTATAGAGACGAAATTAGTTAA
- a CDS encoding pseudouridine synthase family protein — translation MSETHLNIRIFYENESFLFAEKPSGIPVHATKDSKRENFADRLQKQLSLEYLRTVNRLDLDTSGLVFFCKDPGKNQEADRILKTSEKIYLCVVDGIVEEEHFIETCYIKDGNKKVRKVFSGGNKAVTEFLILKRNLKDYYSVLLAKLHTGRRHQIRFHLSEKGHPIVGDHVYGKSFDLNSTTTRKPMGTSPSDNRNISNLQKRNSLNKETSTVPIGAKQQVPFAKRSLLHAIGVSFKNEDGHEERIYCPPPTDFQKFLEGIFLDSSIFSKFTSN, via the coding sequence ATGTCCGAAACACATTTGAATATTAGAATATTCTACGAAAACGAATCCTTTCTTTTTGCCGAAAAACCTTCCGGAATCCCGGTTCACGCAACCAAGGATTCCAAACGAGAAAATTTTGCGGATCGGCTGCAAAAACAACTTTCCCTTGAATATCTGCGAACCGTAAATCGGTTGGATCTGGACACGAGCGGTCTCGTATTTTTCTGCAAAGATCCCGGCAAAAATCAGGAAGCAGATCGCATCTTAAAAACCTCAGAAAAGATTTATCTCTGCGTAGTGGATGGAATTGTGGAAGAGGAACATTTCATCGAAACCTGTTATATCAAAGACGGGAATAAAAAAGTTCGTAAAGTATTTTCAGGAGGAAACAAAGCTGTTACGGAATTTTTAATTTTAAAAAGAAATCTGAAAGATTATTATTCGGTGTTACTCGCAAAACTTCATACGGGAAGGAGACACCAGATTCGATTTCACTTGAGTGAAAAAGGTCATCCGATTGTAGGTGACCATGTTTACGGTAAATCATTCGATTTGAATTCCACAACAACGAGAAAACCAATGGGAACTTCACCTTCCGATAATAGGAATATTTCCAATCTACAAAAACGAAATTCTCTTAATAAAGAAACAAGCACAGTCCCTATCGGAGCCAAACAACAAGTTCCTTTTGCAAAACGTTCTCTCTTACACGCGATAGGAGTTTCCTTCAAAAATGAGGACGGTCATGAAGAAAGAATTTATTGTCCCCCTCCTACCGACTTTCAAAAGTTCCTGGAAGGAATTTTTTTGGACTCTTCTATTTTTTCCAAATTCACGTCAAATTAA
- the rsmI gene encoding 16S rRNA (cytidine(1402)-2'-O)-methyltransferase — protein sequence MKKELQGTLVLVSVSLGNSGDLTARAKRLLEYCDVLIGEELRTTSTLLKSLSISKQFLLCNEHTTPEEIRSLGQTVVDSGLTVLISDAGTPGIEDPGGELVGEVLRRGGNVRSAPGPTAFGAALSISSFKTSPFTFCGFLSRDSSERKMELSRYLKPGHTIVFYETPYRYKAVLRDLDSVLIETGEDRMIFFCLDLTLDSEFQFRGKLGELLKILDTLPKGNPVVVLSQRKGQRNQKSFSKGDKKHLKK from the coding sequence ATGAAAAAGGAATTACAAGGAACTCTCGTTCTAGTTTCGGTTTCTTTGGGAAATTCGGGCGACTTGACTGCAAGAGCTAAGAGATTATTAGAATATTGCGATGTACTTATAGGAGAAGAACTCAGAACGACTTCCACTCTTCTCAAATCCCTTTCGATTTCCAAACAATTTCTTCTCTGCAATGAACATACGACCCCCGAGGAAATTCGTAGTCTTGGTCAAACCGTGGTGGATTCCGGTTTGACCGTTTTGATTTCCGATGCGGGAACTCCCGGAATCGAAGATCCGGGAGGAGAACTCGTTGGGGAAGTCTTAAGAAGAGGGGGAAACGTGCGGAGTGCTCCCGGCCCGACTGCATTCGGAGCTGCTTTAAGTATTTCCAGTTTTAAAACTTCTCCATTTACTTTCTGCGGTTTTTTGTCCAGGGATTCTTCGGAACGGAAGATGGAATTAAGTCGTTATTTAAAACCGGGACATACGATTGTATTTTATGAAACACCTTACAGATATAAGGCCGTTCTTCGTGACTTAGATTCCGTTTTGATAGAGACGGGAGAGGATAGAATGATCTTTTTTTGTTTGGATCTGACCCTGGATTCCGAATTTCAGTTTCGAGGAAAGTTGGGCGAACTCTTAAAAATTTTGGACACTCTTCCCAAAGGAAATCCAGTTGTCGTTCTTTCTCAAAGAAAGGGGCAACGGAATCAAAAGTCTTTTTCAAAGGGAGATAAGAAACACTTAAAGAAGTGA
- a CDS encoding HAD family hydrolase, with the protein MPITRDFWNPEVYEILFRLPPGKVAFDFDNTLVRNDFGEAVMELFLSQGVPAYKKDISPFLRENADKALSARFQNPALFRSLVLSEYESIQSKFGLEASYRWSSWIFSGHSPEELKEISRKVWNEHAFDSGLHSVKIYEPMKELVGHLLENRWEVWIVTASPQEIIQSVSPLFGIPAERVLGMQLSLEDGLHSSEILEPFTYGIGKVERLKVATGGFVDLAFGDSVNDFALLDSATQTGIFLDRGNGVVPPPLTKVQSVSSWNVLQKVVV; encoded by the coding sequence GTGCCCATCACGCGGGATTTTTGGAATCCCGAAGTTTATGAAATTCTTTTTCGATTACCGCCCGGTAAGGTAGCATTCGATTTTGATAATACTCTTGTAAGGAACGATTTCGGGGAAGCCGTGATGGAGCTTTTTCTTTCGCAAGGAGTTCCTGCTTACAAAAAAGACATTTCTCCTTTTTTAAGGGAGAATGCAGACAAGGCTCTTTCCGCTCGATTTCAGAATCCGGCTTTATTTCGTTCCCTCGTTCTTTCCGAATACGAATCCATTCAATCTAAATTCGGGCTTGAGGCATCTTATCGATGGAGTTCTTGGATTTTTTCCGGACATTCTCCGGAAGAATTAAAAGAGATTTCTAGAAAAGTATGGAACGAGCACGCATTTGATTCAGGTTTGCATTCCGTCAAAATCTACGAACCGATGAAAGAACTCGTCGGTCATCTTCTTGAAAATCGATGGGAGGTATGGATAGTGACCGCCTCTCCTCAGGAAATTATTCAATCCGTTTCTCCACTTTTCGGAATTCCGGCCGAAAGGGTTTTAGGAATGCAGTTATCTCTTGAGGACGGACTCCATTCTTCGGAGATATTGGAACCGTTTACCTACGGTATAGGGAAGGTCGAAAGACTGAAAGTTGCAACGGGTGGTTTTGTGGATCTTGCTTTCGGAGATTCTGTTAACGACTTTGCTTTGCTTGATTCCGCCACACAGACGGGAATCTTTTTAGATAGAGGAAATGGAGTTGTTCCTCCTCCTCTTACGAAGGTTCAGTCTGTTTCAAGTTGGAACGTTTTACAGAAAGTTGTCGTATAG
- a CDS encoding M23 family metallopeptidase: MKRKTGCILAGLLVLGLFFSIKSFANTNLEEIKLDNQYLQTYRGLEGIWIVPNRVKESVEDLIHNFGTTEHEVKKINGIPDNERISVTEPIFFPYNENFIRSLLLEDKGREIFRTDQREFIWPISFKHSFVTSRLGKRWNAMHSGVDIACPTGSIVIAAADGIVLESKKDGGYGNKVLLSHPGINGINTLYAHNSLLYVKEGDKVKKGQIIALSGNTGHTTGPHLHFEVRYQNVVLNPEHYLPVFQSSSEARVAIARETIEE; the protein is encoded by the coding sequence ATGAAAAGAAAAACTGGCTGTATTCTGGCGGGGTTGCTTGTCCTCGGTCTATTTTTCAGCATAAAATCCTTTGCCAATACGAATCTTGAGGAAATCAAACTGGATAATCAATACCTTCAGACTTACAGAGGGCTGGAGGGGATTTGGATTGTTCCCAATCGAGTAAAAGAATCCGTCGAAGATTTAATCCACAATTTTGGAACGACGGAACACGAAGTTAAAAAAATTAACGGGATTCCTGACAACGAAAGAATTTCCGTAACTGAGCCTATCTTCTTTCCTTATAATGAAAATTTTATCAGAAGCCTTCTTTTGGAAGATAAAGGTCGCGAGATTTTTCGTACTGATCAGAGAGAATTCATTTGGCCGATCAGTTTTAAGCATTCTTTTGTTACTTCTCGACTGGGAAAAAGATGGAATGCAATGCATTCCGGGGTGGATATTGCCTGTCCAACTGGATCGATTGTGATTGCGGCGGCGGATGGGATTGTCCTGGAATCTAAAAAAGACGGCGGTTATGGAAATAAGGTTCTGCTTTCTCATCCCGGAATCAACGGAATCAATACTCTTTACGCTCACAATTCCCTTCTTTATGTGAAAGAAGGGGATAAAGTGAAAAAAGGGCAGATTATCGCTCTTTCTGGAAACACGGGGCATACGACCGGTCCTCACTTACATTTCGAAGTGCGTTATCAGAATGTCGTATTAAATCCGGAACACTATCTTCCGGTCTTTCAATCTTCTTCCGAGGCTCGTGTGGCGATCGCCCGGGAGACGATAGAAGAGTAA
- a CDS encoding thiol-disulfide oxidoreductase DCC family protein: MESEIFDDSLEYPIVFFDGVCNLCNASVLFFLNRNQKENLRFASLQSSIAETILGKKTELKNPPTSVLFLEKGVLYQKSAAIIKICAHLTFPWNLFPLFRWIPSSIRDFVYDWVARNRYRWFGRLDSCRMPDPSLKSRFLEN; encoded by the coding sequence ATGGAATCCGAAATTTTCGATGACTCGTTAGAATACCCGATCGTATTTTTTGATGGAGTGTGTAATCTTTGCAACGCTTCTGTTTTATTCTTTCTGAACCGGAATCAAAAAGAAAATTTAAGGTTTGCGAGTTTACAATCGTCTATCGCGGAAACAATTCTCGGGAAAAAAACAGAATTGAAAAATCCTCCGACCTCGGTTTTATTTTTGGAAAAGGGGGTTCTCTATCAGAAATCGGCCGCAATTATAAAAATTTGTGCGCATTTAACTTTTCCTTGGAATCTTTTTCCCTTGTTTCGATGGATTCCAAGTTCCATTCGGGATTTTGTTTACGATTGGGTTGCAAGAAATCGGTATCGATGGTTCGGTAGGTTGGATTCGTGTAGAATGCCTGATCCGAGTTTAAAATCCAGGTTTTTAGAAAATTAA
- a CDS encoding sulfurtransferase, producing MSSWNFIKTELNDKDFLIDCRSASGYQESTLKGAYSFPFIKKAFASDPESQKKMTGPLEEILNFVQKEGATRVVVFDEGMGMFASRMVYLLRAVGFQNTFLYGNRWPISGVDQEKGCREMELGPGDKPRKLEGIVDKAFLEKNLTRLQIFDTRTQEEYEGKLPRLTAPEPGTLCGRLPGAFLWDWRILYDGQGNLIEKNQFNKKLRSFPFMPERTTVIYDYNGARSSLLALMLREVGYLDVHTYQGSWFEWRRSSLPKQAVSVYGQTGAAAPRVGGSDRKL from the coding sequence TTGTCTAGCTGGAATTTTATAAAAACTGAATTAAATGATAAGGATTTTTTGATCGATTGTCGCTCCGCGTCAGGATATCAGGAATCTACTCTCAAAGGAGCTTACAGTTTTCCTTTTATTAAAAAGGCTTTTGCCTCAGATCCGGAATCGCAGAAGAAGATGACCGGCCCCTTGGAAGAAATATTAAATTTCGTACAAAAAGAAGGTGCAACTCGAGTGGTCGTCTTTGACGAGGGGATGGGGATGTTTGCTTCGAGAATGGTATATCTTTTGAGAGCGGTCGGTTTTCAGAATACATTTTTATACGGAAATCGTTGGCCTATATCCGGAGTCGACCAAGAAAAAGGTTGCAGAGAAATGGAACTTGGTCCCGGAGATAAGCCGAGAAAACTTGAAGGTATAGTAGATAAAGCATTCCTTGAAAAGAATTTAACAAGGCTTCAGATTTTTGATACAAGGACACAGGAAGAATACGAAGGAAAACTTCCAAGGCTTACCGCACCAGAACCTGGCACGTTATGTGGTCGTTTGCCAGGTGCGTTTCTTTGGGACTGGAGAATTTTATATGACGGTCAAGGAAACCTAATCGAAAAAAACCAGTTCAATAAAAAACTCAGATCTTTTCCGTTCATGCCGGAAAGAACCACGGTGATCTACGATTACAACGGAGCAAGATCTTCTCTTTTGGCTTTAATGTTACGCGAAGTCGGTTATTTGGACGTTCATACATACCAAGGTTCTTGGTTTGAGTGGAGAAGGTCTAGCCTTCCGAAGCAAGCCGTCTCAGTTTATGGGCAAACGGGGGCTGCTGCGCCAAGAGTCGGCGGCTCGGACCGTAAATTATAA
- a CDS encoding LIC11113 family protein — protein sequence MIRKFRKGHSYPRIFPENPRKRRIVFIQILFLLFLFAGNIDSEADKIRSFQENFQSFIQEFHKHPSESLVRSFRARYSSFDPKPCNFEESERFEKIIYLSYKCKERKWPGFIYLGGSSEFWKNHSTKISLGEVLRIGKKIYLEVKPSYEDELPENPFWNFKSFSTKDNTPFKPQTPKEYRDNYGLQYYISISKHPAKRDLNGKKEIFFDSTCPLIFLKKDSDFYWEKAVYYSFQASCIPSSPYSYIRIRSDFLGKIRIDGKDTDQIQEGAKYLGKLKIHSIEAEKILWQQDAEIYNE from the coding sequence ATGATACGAAAATTCAGGAAAGGCCATTCTTACCCTCGAATTTTTCCGGAAAATCCGAGAAAAAGACGAATCGTATTCATTCAAATTCTCTTCCTTCTTTTTTTATTTGCGGGAAACATAGATTCCGAAGCCGATAAAATAAGATCGTTTCAAGAGAACTTTCAGTCCTTTATCCAAGAATTTCACAAACATCCTTCTGAATCCCTCGTTCGATCGTTTCGAGCCAGATATTCTTCATTTGATCCAAAACCTTGCAACTTTGAAGAATCAGAACGTTTTGAAAAGATAATCTATCTTTCTTACAAATGTAAAGAACGTAAATGGCCCGGTTTTATCTATCTCGGCGGAAGTTCGGAATTTTGGAAAAATCATTCCACGAAGATCTCTCTGGGAGAAGTTTTAAGAATCGGCAAGAAGATTTACCTCGAAGTGAAACCTTCTTACGAAGACGAACTTCCAGAAAATCCTTTTTGGAATTTTAAAAGCTTCAGTACAAAAGATAACACCCCCTTCAAACCACAGACTCCAAAAGAATACAGGGACAACTATGGACTTCAATATTACATTAGTATCTCAAAACATCCTGCAAAAAGAGATTTAAACGGCAAAAAAGAAATTTTCTTCGACTCCACGTGTCCTTTGATCTTTTTAAAGAAAGATTCCGATTTCTATTGGGAAAAAGCAGTATATTATTCCTTCCAAGCGAGTTGTATTCCTTCTTCACCTTATTCTTATATCCGAATCCGCTCCGACTTTTTGGGAAAGATTCGAATAGACGGTAAGGATACGGATCAAATCCAGGAAGGCGCTAAATACCTCGGTAAATTGAAAATTCATTCTATAGAAGCGGAAAAAATCCTCTGGCAACAAGATGCGGAAATCTACAATGAATAA